Proteins encoded within one genomic window of Couchioplanes caeruleus:
- a CDS encoding NUDIX hydrolase, whose translation MCLDPLRVAGALVVDDEGRMFFQRRSAERKLFPNTWDIVGGHVEPGETVTEALARELFEETGWRLAAVLGIAGEHTWTGDDGVDRRETDFLVRVEGDLSRPRLEEGKHTECRWLGPDELAVLDENRELDDGIIRRIAEEGFAVLRTLGV comes from the coding sequence GTGTGCCTTGACCCCTTGCGCGTCGCCGGTGCTCTCGTCGTGGACGACGAGGGCCGCATGTTCTTTCAGCGACGCTCCGCCGAACGCAAGCTTTTCCCGAACACCTGGGACATCGTGGGCGGCCACGTGGAACCCGGCGAAACGGTCACCGAGGCGCTGGCGCGGGAGTTGTTCGAGGAAACCGGCTGGCGCCTCGCCGCCGTCCTGGGGATCGCCGGCGAGCACACGTGGACCGGCGACGACGGAGTCGACCGCCGTGAAACGGATTTCCTCGTCCGCGTCGAGGGCGACCTGTCCCGGCCCAGACTGGAGGAGGGCAAGCACACGGAGTGCCGCTGGCTCGGCCCGGACGAACTGGCGGTGCTGGACGAGAATCGGGAGCTGGACGACGGGATCATCCGCCGGATCGCCGAGGAGGGCTTCGCGGTCCTGCGCACTCTCGGTGTATGA